In Sparus aurata chromosome 2, fSpaAur1.1, whole genome shotgun sequence, a single genomic region encodes these proteins:
- the ap1s3a gene encoding AP-1 complex subunit sigma-3a: MMHFLLLFSRQGKLRLQKWFVPITEREKKKVIRDMVMLVLARQPRSCNFLQWRDLKIVYKRYASLYFCTGLDDRDNELLSLEVLHRYVELLDKYFGNVCELDIIFNFEKAYFILDEFLMGGEVQETSKVAVGASIEEADTLQETMEEYMSKPAY; the protein is encoded by the exons ATGCACTTTCTGTTGCTGTTCAGCCGACAGGGGAAGCTGCGGCTGCAGAAATGGTTTGTACCAATAACAGAGcgggagaagaagaaggtgatCCGGGACATGGTGATGTTGGTGTTGGCCCGTCAGCCACGCTCCTGCAACTTCCTCCAATGGAGGGACCTCAAGATTGTTTACAAGAG GTATGccagtttgtatttttgtactgGTCTGGACGACCGGGATAATGAGCTGCTGAGCCTTGAAGTGCTCCACAGATATGTCGAGTTGTTGGATAAATACTTTGGCAAT GTGTGTGAGCTGGACATCATCTTCAACTTCGAGAAGGCTTACTTCATCCTGGACGAATTCCTGATGGGAGGAGAAGTTCAAGAGACGTCCAAAGTAGCCGTGGGAGCATCTATTGAGGAGGCTGACACGCTCCAAGAG ACGATGGAGGAATACATGAGTAAACCCGCCTACTGA
- the scg2a gene encoding secretogranin-2a — protein sequence MPSLPKTFTAGEPFCVCFANLLILLLLSSPGVHGASLREHRLRGSESDSQRGNVHQAPNADMLKALEYIESLRQRTGTDSQQHAPLTTGYDASHMDDAEKLRAMLRLASNPMQSKDEDEEEGEAEEGREDKSEELLQAVLSTLQQTEKASKPASLRPNVEGAGLRDGVYPRVQQKQHGIRPHKKLPLMFEDEEEGEGDEEEEEEGPEHESPFKRTNENVEEKYTPQNLATLQSVFDELDKLTSAKIMPKRQDEEDDMEEDGEDEDDDVFNARSVAYDGVGGDLADWGPLQEQEEEEEEERENKHEADRGLDYLDDDDDDEEADEDDEEEDDESYPVKRSSDQDDVAKLVDYYLLKVLEKTEEEEQKREIEEEEEEEEKERAERRVAQSQYRDNIDPRAIYQLIQISQKYQIPPEDLLDMLKSGEMANQDKSRKSNQLARAENRLSQISSKKTHKFPQVLFYNRRFPDRQKTAEELRTEEILNILGLGGGEDRAPVRKQYKSPPSRLHTQPPRRSGEPAPTQRRLPSTLKGDYDDTVDEDELAAYLAAQMLARYPKPAYSRNNKASQKRDEAGQSATGSFEQAIQDYFDQMDSEKSPNEKRQSEADERGSDTQVQGFDNVAVMKLLSYLNPETEESDSDAKTAHGI from the coding sequence ATGCCGTCGCTCCCCAAGACCTTCACAGCAGGCGAACCTTTCTGCGTCTGTTTTGCCAACCTCttaatcctcctcctcctcagttccCCTGGCGTGCACGGGGCTTCTCTTAGAGAGCACAGACTGCGAGGGAGCGAGTCAGACTCCCAGAGAGGTAATGTCCACCAGGCTCCTAATGCTGACATGCTCAAAGCTTTGGAGTACATAGAGAGCCTCCGTCAAAGAACTGGCACGGACTCCCAGCAGCACGCCCCTCTCACGACAGGATATGATGCCAGCCACATGGATGATGCAGAAAAGCTGCGTGCCATGCTGAGACTGGCTTCTAACCCTATGCAGAGCAaagacgaggacgaggaggagggggaagcggaggagggaagggaggaTAAGAGTGAGGAGCTGCTCCAGGCTGTGCTCAGCACCCTCCAGCAGACGGAAAAGGCCTCCAAGCCAGCTTCACTTCGTCCCAATGTCGAAGGGGCAGGCCTGAGGGACGGCGTGTACCCCAGGGTGCAGCAGAAGCAACATGGCATCAGGCCTCACAAGAAGCTGCCGCTAATGTTTGAGGATGAGGAAGAAGGTGAGggggatgaggaagaggaagaggaggggccAGAGCACGAGAGCCCCTTCAAACGCACCAACGAGAACGTGGAGGAGAAGTACACGCCTCAGAACCTGGCAACCCTGCAGTCTGTGTTCGACGAGCTGGACAAGCTGACGAGCGCGAAGATCATGCCCAAGCGCCAAGACGAGGAGGATGACATGGAGGAGGACGGCGAGGACGAAGACGACGATGTGTTCAACGCGAGGAGCGTGGCATACGATGGCGTGGGCGGGGATCTCGCAGACTGGGGTCCACTGCaagaacaggaagaggaagaggaggaggagagggagaacaaACACGAGGCCGATCGAGGGCTCGATTACCttgacgacgacgacgacgacgaagAAGcggatgaggatgatgaagaggaggatgatgaaaGCTACCCAGTCAAGAGGTCGAGTGATCAAGATGACGTTGCCAAGCTGGTGGACTATTACCTTCTGAAAGTGctggagaaaacagaggaggaggagcagaagcgggagatagaggaagaggaagaggaggaggagaaggagagggctGAGAGGAGAGTGGCTCAGTCACAGTACAGAGATAACATAGATCCGCGGGCCATCTACCAGCTCATTCAGATATCGCAGAAATATCAGATCCCGCCTGAAGACCTGCTGGACATGCTAAAGAGCGGAGAGATGGCGAATCAAGACAAGTCACGAAAGAGCAACCAATTAGCCCGAGCAGAAAACAGGCTCTCTCAGATATCCTCGAAGAAAACGCACAAGTTCCCTCAAGTTCTATTCTACAACAGACGCTTCCCTGACAGACAAAAGACCGCAGAAGAGCTGAGGACAGAAGAGATACTGAACATCCTCGGGTTAGGGGGCGGGGAGGATCGTGCTCCTGTCAGAAAGCAGTACAAGAGCCCGCCGTCACGACTTCACACTCAGCCTCCGAGGCGTTCGGGGGAACCCGCACCCACGCAACGGCGCCTTCCCAGCACATTAAAGGGCGACTACGACGACACCGTGGACGAGGATGAGCTGGCAGCGTATCTAGCAGCTCAGATGCTGGCGCGGTATCCAAAGCCCGCATACAGCAGGAACAACAAGGCGAGCCAAAAGCGGGACGAAGCCGGACAGAGCGCGACGGGCTCTTTTGAGCAGGCGATACAGGATTACTTTGATCAAATGGACTCCGAGAAAAGCCCGAATGAAAAGAGACAGTCTGAGGCAGACGAGAGGGGCAGTGACACACAGGTGCAGGGCTTTGATAATGTGGCGGTGATGAAATTGCTGAGCTACCTGAACCCAGAAACTGAAGAAAGTGATTCTGATGCCAAAACTGCCCATGGAATATAA